In Xylanibacter ruminicola 23, a single genomic region encodes these proteins:
- a CDS encoding RloB family protein, whose amino-acid sequence MASKREPSPSMRMRKIALVICEGETEERYINLLKKWYKSPIRIVSHIEGTKITQSLVDNRTRELKLSKYDKVHTFLMYDMDVPSINEKLLACKAEMLLSNPCFEIWILLHAKDQKSAISTDALIKELKKSATVWRNYSKTDFTDTQEAFLKSNIDTATARAMNLKELQNPSTGVYKLIELLKKDESKSQGTGS is encoded by the coding sequence ATGGCAAGTAAAAGAGAACCATCCCCATCCATGCGGATGCGCAAAATTGCTCTTGTAATCTGCGAGGGCGAAACAGAAGAACGCTATATAAACCTCCTGAAGAAGTGGTATAAGTCGCCAATTAGAATCGTGTCGCATATTGAAGGAACTAAAATTACGCAGTCTCTTGTAGACAATCGCACTAGGGAACTCAAGCTCTCAAAATATGATAAGGTACACACGTTCCTGATGTATGACATGGATGTACCATCTATTAATGAGAAATTATTGGCATGCAAAGCTGAGATGCTGCTTAGTAATCCTTGTTTCGAGATATGGATACTGCTTCATGCAAAAGATCAAAAGAGTGCTATTTCGACAGATGCGCTCATTAAAGAACTAAAGAAGAGTGCGACTGTTTGGAGGAATTATTCGAAGACGGACTTTACTGATACGCAAGAAGCTTTTTTGAAGAGCAATATTGATACAGCAACTGCAAGGGCAATGAATCTTAAGGAGTTGCAGAACCCATCCACTGGGGTATATAAATTAATAGAGTTGTTGAAAAAGGATGAGTCAAAAAGCCAAGGGACAGGTTCGTGA
- a CDS encoding AAA family ATPase — protein MEWKGVPVLKSIGLFGPNASGKSNILKAITFCCRMILESHLHNEGVTFNFEPFKFDGWQNKPSKFLIDFVCEDVEYEYSFELTRERILSESLYYYPVGRRAKVFVRDAEGKYSFGTGVMVKPSDVATNTSVKNLFLSRASSMNREIAQKLYRYFMNQFLLGLVNVNDMMMLDSFNTYKKVILKALEISDTDITDIEARKEQVPAPVAIPGQPEMSYKLVDVLRFKTFHRNQKDVMFDMDMEESNGTRKLFQILIRLLDVVKNKKGIIMDEFDMGLHTRLADFILDLIHASESSQLLFTSHNTNLIDVRRLRRDQIVFVNKTEEGATDVYSLYDFKDFRENMDAEKGYLQGRFDAVPYVDSSVSSIKQLLEG, from the coding sequence ATGGAGTGGAAAGGTGTGCCTGTGCTTAAATCGATTGGGCTGTTTGGCCCTAATGCTTCAGGTAAGTCAAATATCCTGAAAGCTATCACTTTTTGCTGTAGAATGATTCTTGAGTCGCACCTACATAATGAGGGCGTGACCTTTAATTTCGAGCCATTTAAGTTTGATGGATGGCAGAATAAACCAAGCAAATTCTTGATTGATTTTGTATGTGAGGATGTGGAATACGAATATTCCTTTGAACTTACTCGCGAGCGTATTCTTAGTGAAAGTCTGTATTATTATCCTGTTGGTAGGAGGGCAAAAGTTTTTGTTCGTGACGCCGAGGGGAAATATAGCTTTGGTACCGGCGTAATGGTAAAGCCTTCGGATGTTGCCACTAATACGAGCGTGAAGAATCTTTTCCTTAGTCGTGCCAGTTCTATGAATCGTGAGATTGCTCAAAAGCTTTATCGCTATTTCATGAATCAGTTCCTTCTTGGACTTGTGAATGTAAATGATATGATGATGCTGGATAGCTTTAATACTTACAAAAAGGTTATCCTTAAGGCTCTGGAGATAAGCGATACAGATATTACTGATATAGAGGCAAGAAAGGAACAGGTACCTGCCCCTGTAGCTATTCCTGGGCAACCAGAGATGTCGTATAAGTTAGTGGATGTACTTAGATTTAAGACATTCCACCGCAATCAGAAGGATGTTATGTTCGACATGGATATGGAAGAATCTAATGGTACACGAAAGTTGTTCCAGATTCTTATCCGTTTGCTGGATGTTGTGAAGAATAAGAAAGGCATTATCATGGACGAGTTTGATATGGGACTTCATACTCGCCTTGCTGATTTTATCCTGGATTTGATTCACGCTTCCGAAAGTAGTCAATTACTGTTTACCTCGCACAATACGAACCTAATTGATGTAAGGAGGTTGAGACGTGACCAGATTGTGTTTGTGAATAAGACTGAAGAGGGAGCGACAGATGTATATTCACTATACGACTTTAAGGATTTTCGCGAGAATATGGATGCCGAAAAGGGCTATTTGCAGGGGCGTTTTGATGCTGTACCATATGTAGATTCATCGGTTTCTAGTATCAAACAATTATTGGAAGGTTGA
- a CDS encoding helicase associated domain-containing protein — MTQDERWLTRYNEVVDYIDSNHRNPSRHRIEDHDMLNWLKANRKALNAGKMKPERLEMFRRLLSLMEEYKRKNQYE, encoded by the coding sequence ATGACGCAAGACGAACGTTGGTTGACAAGATACAATGAGGTGGTTGATTACATAGATAGCAACCACCGCAATCCATCCCGCCATCGGATTGAAGATCATGATATGCTTAACTGGCTAAAGGCGAATAGGAAGGCTCTTAATGCTGGTAAAATGAAACCAGAACGACTTGAAATGTTTAGAAGACTCTTGTCGCTAATGGAAGAGTATAAACGTAAGAATCAATATGAATAA
- a CDS encoding DUF4160 domain-containing protein has translation MPKYYDFKVAGYYLYFTSFCVVECMHVHASDSKLTEGGSAKFFVKNNGDTVLQNRGILNDREISKISEFIKEHYQEMYLRWSQYSEKGYYEK, from the coding sequence ATGCCGAAGTACTATGATTTTAAAGTGGCAGGTTATTACTTGTATTTTACTTCTTTCTGTGTTGTGGAGTGTATGCATGTGCATGCTAGTGACAGTAAGCTAACCGAGGGTGGATCAGCAAAATTCTTCGTTAAGAACAACGGTGATACCGTTCTCCAGAATCGCGGCATTCTCAATGACCGTGAGATTTCCAAAATCTCTGAGTTTATCAAGGAACATTATCAAGAGATGTACCTCCGCTGGTCTCAGTATAGCGAAAAGGGGTATTATGAGAAATGA
- a CDS encoding DUF4393 domain-containing protein, whose product MENEIVDIVKATPNILGEIYKDLAQPSVRAIGNALGTVFEFSTAILLPLKLKNEKLKMTFKKNLDDYKEKLEKIPEEKRCKVHPQLGTPIIEKLTYTTNEEIADMFTTLLANASSVDMVNTAHPSFVSIIERISPDEARIMRCFQYKRDWEYCSYNANLNDAEGFVKLKEHLTLLDDNAKITFPQNMNAYIYNLISLGLLVDMSGEYKIYRENYDAINKKNGLDDLRNELVPQKFKSIDVEESFIRLTPFGRLFLNACIE is encoded by the coding sequence ATGGAAAATGAAATAGTTGACATAGTAAAAGCAACCCCAAATATTCTGGGAGAGATCTATAAAGATTTGGCACAGCCAAGTGTGAGGGCCATTGGTAATGCTTTAGGTACTGTATTTGAGTTTAGTACTGCAATATTGTTACCTTTAAAGTTGAAAAATGAGAAGTTGAAAATGACTTTTAAAAAGAATCTTGATGATTATAAAGAAAAATTGGAAAAGATTCCTGAGGAAAAGAGATGTAAGGTTCATCCCCAATTAGGAACACCAATTATTGAGAAGCTTACTTACACAACAAATGAAGAAATTGCCGACATGTTTACAACTTTGTTGGCTAATGCTTCAAGTGTGGATATGGTTAATACTGCACACCCATCTTTTGTATCAATTATAGAGAGAATCTCTCCAGATGAAGCGAGGATAATGAGATGCTTTCAGTATAAAAGAGATTGGGAATATTGTTCTTACAATGCAAATTTGAATGATGCTGAAGGGTTTGTTAAACTGAAAGAACATTTGACATTGCTGGATGATAATGCGAAAATTACATTTCCCCAAAATATGAATGCGTATATTTATAATCTTATAAGCCTGGGGCTTCTCGTAGATATGTCTGGTGAATATAAGATATACAGGGAAAACTATGATGCTATTAATAAGAAAAATGGGTTAGACGATTTAAGAAATGAACTTGTTCCCCAAAAGTTTAAATCGATAGATGTTGAGGAAAGTTTTATTCGCTTAACGCCTTTTGGCAGACTTTTTCTGAATGCGTGTATTGAATGA
- a CDS encoding DUF4145 domain-containing protein: MRNLYVAPEKRKKSFTCPHCHTLSLMTWATHYFNEDTSNVFTKDGNIVEYSNQLSIARCVSCGKKIIWVNNTYVYPDIIAEEPNVDMPERVKQLYNEAGLIYNKSPRAACALLRLAIDRLCNELGEVDRDINNNIGALVMKGLPKIIQQALDVVRVVGNKAVHPGVISFDVDDMNTAITLMHLINMITERMISEPKEIESLYEILPDSVKKSINNRDKI; this comes from the coding sequence ATGAGAAATTTATATGTCGCACCAGAGAAAAGGAAGAAATCCTTTACGTGTCCTCATTGCCATACTTTGTCATTAATGACCTGGGCTACTCATTATTTTAATGAGGATACTAGTAATGTCTTTACAAAGGACGGTAATATAGTAGAATACAGTAATCAACTATCTATAGCAAGATGTGTTAGCTGTGGGAAAAAGATTATCTGGGTTAACAATACCTATGTGTATCCTGATATTATTGCTGAAGAACCTAATGTTGATATGCCCGAAAGGGTGAAACAACTCTACAATGAAGCTGGACTTATATATAATAAGTCTCCTAGGGCTGCTTGCGCTTTATTGCGTTTGGCGATAGATAGACTATGTAATGAGCTTGGAGAAGTAGATAGAGATATTAATAATAATATTGGTGCTCTTGTTATGAAAGGGCTTCCAAAGATCATTCAACAAGCATTGGATGTAGTCCGTGTTGTGGGTAATAAAGCTGTTCACCCTGGTGTGATATCTTTCGATGTTGATGATATGAATACTGCAATTACGTTAATGCACCTTATTAATATGATTACTGAACGTATGATTTCTGAACCAAAAGAAATCGAGTCGTTGTACGAAATCTTACCAGATTCAGTAAAAAAATCAATCAACAATAGAGATAAAATATAA
- a CDS encoding M42 family metallopeptidase, translated as MLLTASPSGSEEQITALFAEQLRPFVDEVTTDVNGNCIAHKQGTGPKVMIMAHADEIGLMISYIDDRGFLYFKEIGGIDTNLLPGQRVNIMGQQGLVTGVIGKKPIHLQDKSENTKQLEPEDLWIDIAAKDKSEAQSKVQIGDVATLQGNPVQLNDTLLMSRSLDDKIGLAVLMGLAQNLQSLQTDKDIYLVASVQEELGARGAKMITEAIRPDIGIAIDVTHATDYPTMSPTKDGDISLGKGAVIPMGPNMSKGINQQLISLAKSNGIPYQIEAIARPTGTDAREIQVAGTGIRTGLISIPCRYMHTPSEVVSLADADSAITLLSAYLHTRE; from the coding sequence ATGCTACTGACAGCAAGTCCGTCAGGCAGCGAAGAGCAAATCACAGCGCTCTTTGCTGAGCAGTTACGTCCCTTTGTAGATGAAGTAACCACCGACGTCAATGGCAACTGCATTGCCCACAAACAGGGCACTGGGCCAAAAGTTATGATCATGGCGCATGCCGATGAGATTGGCTTAATGATTAGTTACATTGATGATCGCGGTTTCCTATATTTCAAAGAAATTGGCGGTATCGACACAAATCTTCTCCCCGGTCAGCGTGTAAATATCATGGGGCAGCAAGGCCTTGTAACAGGCGTTATAGGCAAGAAGCCCATACATCTTCAGGACAAATCCGAGAACACCAAGCAGCTCGAACCAGAAGACCTTTGGATCGATATTGCCGCCAAAGATAAATCAGAAGCACAATCCAAGGTTCAGATTGGTGATGTAGCCACTCTCCAAGGAAATCCTGTACAACTTAATGACACCCTTCTCATGTCCCGATCACTAGATGACAAAATCGGTTTGGCAGTCTTGATGGGTCTGGCACAGAATTTGCAGTCCCTGCAAACAGATAAGGACATCTATTTAGTGGCCTCCGTACAGGAAGAATTAGGTGCACGCGGTGCAAAAATGATAACTGAGGCTATACGCCCAGATATAGGCATTGCCATTGATGTAACCCATGCCACTGACTATCCCACCATGTCACCCACAAAAGATGGTGACATCAGCCTAGGCAAAGGTGCTGTCATCCCTATGGGGCCTAACATGAGTAAAGGTATCAACCAGCAGCTCATCAGCTTGGCAAAATCCAATGGCATCCCCTATCAGATAGAGGCCATTGCCCGCCCCACAGGCACCGATGCCCGCGAGATACAGGTTGCCGGCACTGGCATCCGAACAGGATTGATCAGCATTCCCTGCCGATATATGCACACCCCTTCGGAAGTTGTATCATTGGCAGATGCAGATAGTGCAATAACCCTATTGTCGGCTTATTTGCACACTCGAGAATAG
- a CDS encoding radical SAM/SPASM domain-containing protein, protein MRQHSQLQSTDHLIFPDEIIFRPCDEGWLVISVLTANWLVIKSNFQKHLLQQLINGHSIGEVYTSLQTQDEQTQFKQLLAAITARSFAGINTAPVSQYLEGYRMLNIYLTNACNLRCEHCFMRSGKPLDNELPKTEWLRILTEFQHQGGKSVTFSGGEPLMNRDFNDILIHASTLGLETTVLSNGILWTEDRINQLAPYISQIQISIDGFDEASNAKVRGKGHFDRIVHNVILFANTGARTSVATTFTFQNLQYDAAERYQQMVSYIKNQCQHSVFFKLSKKVLQGRNTHYTEAQNKEFFMRIMEIEHALDPDAKYNNFMEGHTPNLIERNCGFGGISIGADGEVYYCNRISEVDSYGNINGRPIKPFMEKGHQLHLQTSVDNLIPCRTCHLRFICCGGCRIDECNFQGKLQNHTGALRQVKCNDDQIHRMERKMIDSYLFYYKF, encoded by the coding sequence ATGAGGCAGCATTCTCAACTACAAAGCACCGACCACCTCATCTTTCCTGATGAGATTATTTTCCGACCATGCGATGAAGGATGGTTGGTTATTTCTGTGCTTACTGCCAACTGGTTGGTCATAAAATCTAACTTTCAAAAACATCTTCTACAACAGTTGATTAATGGCCACTCTATTGGCGAAGTCTATACATCTTTGCAAACCCAAGACGAACAGACTCAATTCAAGCAACTTCTGGCTGCTATCACCGCCCGTAGTTTCGCAGGTATCAACACTGCCCCAGTTTCTCAGTACTTAGAGGGTTATCGCATGCTTAACATCTACCTCACCAATGCCTGTAATCTGCGATGCGAGCACTGTTTCATGCGCTCAGGTAAGCCATTAGACAACGAACTACCAAAGACAGAGTGGCTTCGCATCCTTACCGAGTTTCAACACCAGGGAGGTAAAAGTGTAACTTTTTCTGGAGGAGAGCCTCTGATGAACCGCGATTTTAACGACATCCTTATACATGCATCAACACTTGGTTTAGAAACCACAGTGCTATCTAATGGCATCCTTTGGACCGAGGATCGCATTAATCAGCTCGCCCCATATATCAGTCAGATACAGATTAGCATAGATGGTTTCGACGAGGCCTCCAATGCCAAGGTGAGAGGTAAAGGACATTTCGACCGAATTGTGCATAACGTCATACTCTTCGCTAACACAGGTGCCCGCACATCTGTAGCCACCACCTTTACATTCCAGAATCTCCAGTACGATGCAGCCGAGCGTTATCAGCAGATGGTTAGTTACATCAAGAACCAATGTCAGCACTCAGTATTCTTCAAACTCAGCAAGAAGGTACTTCAAGGACGCAACACTCACTACACTGAAGCTCAGAACAAGGAGTTTTTCATGCGTATTATGGAAATTGAGCACGCCTTAGATCCTGATGCCAAGTATAATAACTTCATGGAAGGTCATACCCCTAATCTAATTGAGCGCAACTGTGGCTTTGGCGGTATCTCCATAGGTGCCGATGGCGAGGTGTATTATTGCAATCGCATCTCTGAGGTCGATAGCTATGGTAATATCAATGGCAGACCGATAAAACCATTTATGGAAAAAGGCCATCAGCTCCACCTGCAAACTTCGGTCGATAATCTCATCCCCTGCCGTACTTGCCATCTGCGTTTTATCTGCTGTGGTGGCTGCCGCATTGACGAATGCAACTTCCAAGGCAAGCTTCAAAACCATACTGGAGCACTTCGACAGGTAAAATGTAACGATGACCAAATACACCGTATGGAACGCAAGATGATAGATAGTTATTTATTTTATTACAAATTCTAG
- a CDS encoding DEAD/DEAH box helicase, with product MIYRLLCIYETYGNSTIPQLRIEVNLDGKSSSLAPFQRKVTLSDLLADASTNGLHPSALCQLINHAGLISQPFCIDSRLVCHPLVQRILQDHPYSYVKATPKSSLKRIANPPSFIHPSSIVSNLASSVPSGVLYIDNPASWHRNIKVRFHYNDALSDFYPTYSPLPYLSSLGSLMQRNEQAEIELLNMLGEDYNSATATLSFKDTDTESLAELTKKGWTLYVSSPNKAAYRLYYHHESSGINWFSTDQDVDQSEFAHQLLDGYLHRRNYHEYDGHIILFKKEDATISDDKTLAQQLDASFDVRQLYADSLPLTNAEINDIKTTLTNQLHATLRPYQLDGVMWLQQQRKNNHGCLLADEMGLGKTIQIIAHLCCLGNDRQHLIIAPTSLIYNWQNEVSRFAPQLLQQLTFVSYDMLRIHLYEYLPVFYDTIIIDEAQVIKNRQTKKYQAISQLHCKHKIILTGTPIENSIDELWSHFIMLMPPMQSLYHHLHALGIQAVPEVYITLSSKFLKPFILRREKQMVLQDLPDRIEKTVYIELNESERIKYKQVHATILQAFASGISGRISSLALEGLLRLRQACIAPKYQTVIDYIETFRSEGRKVLLFSQFVSALHELEARLSSADIHFVTLYGDTRNRDIPVRQFQSDSSITVFLISLKAGGFGLNLTSADRVILLDDWWNPAVEDQAMARAHRIGQKNNVLVLRLVCKDTVEEKILQLQAQKRQTVDLFNNTSEKLTLEEIQALIT from the coding sequence ATGATATATCGGTTACTTTGCATCTACGAAACATACGGAAACAGCACCATCCCTCAACTCCGTATCGAAGTCAATCTGGATGGCAAGAGTTCCTCTTTGGCACCTTTCCAACGCAAGGTAACACTTAGCGACCTTCTGGCCGATGCATCCACAAATGGGCTCCACCCCTCAGCGCTATGCCAACTAATAAACCATGCAGGCCTTATCAGCCAACCATTCTGTATTGACAGCAGGCTTGTTTGTCACCCGCTTGTTCAGCGCATACTCCAGGATCATCCCTATTCTTATGTTAAAGCCACCCCAAAATCCAGCCTCAAGCGCATCGCTAATCCACCTTCTTTCATCCATCCATCGTCTATCGTTTCAAATCTCGCATCATCCGTTCCATCAGGAGTTCTCTATATAGATAATCCCGCTTCGTGGCACCGCAACATCAAAGTACGTTTTCACTATAACGATGCACTCAGTGATTTCTATCCCACATACTCACCTCTCCCATATCTTTCTAGCTTAGGTTCGCTCATGCAGCGCAACGAACAGGCAGAAATCGAGCTCTTGAATATGTTAGGCGAGGATTACAATTCTGCCACAGCCACATTATCATTTAAGGATACAGATACCGAGAGTCTCGCAGAACTCACTAAAAAAGGCTGGACACTCTACGTATCCAGCCCCAACAAAGCCGCATATAGGCTGTATTACCATCACGAATCATCAGGCATCAACTGGTTCTCTACCGATCAAGATGTTGACCAATCCGAGTTTGCCCATCAACTCCTTGATGGCTATCTCCATCGTCGCAACTATCATGAGTACGATGGACATATAATATTGTTCAAGAAAGAGGATGCCACGATATCTGATGACAAGACATTGGCTCAGCAGTTAGATGCTTCCTTCGATGTACGTCAACTATATGCCGATTCCCTACCACTCACTAATGCCGAGATAAATGACATTAAAACGACTCTTACTAATCAGCTACACGCAACACTGCGCCCCTATCAACTTGATGGAGTTATGTGGTTGCAGCAACAACGTAAAAACAATCATGGTTGCCTCTTAGCTGATGAGATGGGCCTTGGCAAAACCATTCAGATTATTGCCCATCTATGTTGTTTGGGTAATGATAGACAGCACCTGATAATTGCCCCCACCTCTTTAATATATAATTGGCAGAACGAGGTTAGTAGGTTTGCGCCGCAATTATTACAACAGCTCACCTTTGTAAGTTACGATATGCTGCGCATACATCTTTATGAATATCTGCCAGTGTTTTACGATACAATTATAATCGACGAGGCTCAAGTGATAAAGAATCGTCAAACCAAGAAATATCAGGCCATTAGCCAATTACATTGTAAACACAAGATAATCCTTACAGGCACTCCTATCGAGAATTCCATTGATGAGCTTTGGTCGCATTTCATCATGCTCATGCCCCCTATGCAGTCACTCTATCATCACTTGCATGCATTGGGTATTCAAGCTGTGCCCGAGGTATATATCACTCTATCCAGCAAGTTTCTAAAGCCTTTCATACTTCGTAGAGAAAAGCAAATGGTACTACAAGATTTGCCAGACCGTATTGAGAAGACTGTATATATTGAACTTAACGAATCCGAACGAATCAAATATAAACAGGTGCATGCCACTATACTCCAAGCATTCGCTTCAGGAATAAGTGGCCGTATTAGTAGTTTGGCCTTAGAGGGCCTTCTTCGTTTACGCCAGGCTTGCATCGCTCCTAAGTACCAAACAGTTATCGACTATATTGAGACGTTTCGTTCTGAGGGGCGCAAGGTTTTACTTTTCTCTCAATTTGTCAGCGCACTTCACGAGTTAGAGGCACGTTTGTCATCAGCAGACATTCACTTTGTAACTCTATATGGAGACACCCGTAATCGCGACATCCCTGTACGCCAGTTCCAAAGCGATTCTTCTATCACTGTATTCCTTATCAGCCTTAAGGCTGGTGGTTTCGGCCTCAATCTCACCTCTGCCGATCGAGTTATTCTTTTAGACGACTGGTGGAATCCTGCAGTCGAAGACCAAGCCATGGCACGTGCTCATCGCATCGGCCAGAAGAACAATGTTCTTGTTCTCCGATTAGTCTGCAAAGACACTGTCGAAGAAAAAATTCTTCAACTTCAAGCTCAAAAGCGCCAAACCGTCGATCTCTTCAACAACACCTCAGAGAAGCTAACTTTAGAAGAGATTCAAGCCCTGATTACCTAG